The following coding sequences are from one Nicotiana tabacum cultivar K326 chromosome 1, ASM71507v2, whole genome shotgun sequence window:
- the LOC142163040 gene encoding uncharacterized protein LOC142163040 produces MSLKGILEVKILDVWGICFMGPFTASNTHQYILVAVDYVSNWAKVVALPMNDAKVVVNFVKRNIFTRFRTPRALIVKKKLLGNLCAYYGVRHNVATYYHPQTSGQVVVSNK; encoded by the coding sequence ATGTCGTTGAAGGGCATACTTGAGGTCAAAATCTTGGATGTTTGGGGAATATGCTTCATGGGGCCGTTTACAGCATCAAATACCCATCAGTATATCTTGGTTGCAGTTGACTATGTGTCAAATTGGGCTAAGGTTGTGGCTTTGCCTATGAATGATGCTAAGGTAGTGGTGAACTTTGTGAAGAGAAATATTTTCACGAGATTTAGAACTCCGCGTGCTTTGATCGTGAAGAAAAAATTGTTAGGCAACCTTTGTGCTTACTATGGGGTGAGACACAATGTTGCAACTTATTATCATCCACAAACTAGTGGTCAAGTTGTGGTTTCGAATAAGTAG